A region of the Dreissena polymorpha isolate Duluth1 chromosome 6, UMN_Dpol_1.0, whole genome shotgun sequence genome:
ATCGGATCTTGTCATGACAACAGGCTCTCCTAATCTAAATCCAGAACTCGCCATGTTTTGCAGATCCGACGTAGAAACCAATGATTGTTGAGTGTCTTGAACAAAGTTTGGAATAACGCCATCAGCTATCAAAATCGATTTTCCTAGCTTAAAATCAAAGTGATCAGCAGTTTTACCGGAGTTTACGGGACGTCTATCCACCCGAGTGTTACTCTGTTGCTGTACACTTAAACTAGCAGTCGGGACAGGTGCAGAATCAGCCGTTCGCGTTGCTTGAGCTACTAAACCTGTGTTCTGTCGTTGAGATACACCATTGAGCGAAGGATCATTTCCCTGCGAGCCAATAAATTTCTCGAAGAGTCGTTTTTGAACATCGATTGTGTGTTCAAATACTGAATCTACGGATCTCGAAGATCCAGGTGATAAAATCGACGATGACGACATCGATGACGATCCAGAATCTACGCTATGTGTATTTCTGCTCGTGTCCGTAACTATTCTATTTGTTCTACCCGCAGAAGATGATGAAAGGACTGCTACATCTGGCCGAGTCATTACCGTGGGAATAGGGATTGACCTATGGCCGCCTATACCCGGTGCGGCAAACATTGTGTTGACAAAATCTGGTCCTAAATTTGCTCCTTGTCCTTTTCCAGAATTCAATAATACAGAAATTGACGGATTGCTTGATACCATAGGTTTCGGATCGACTGTAAGAGATGCAGTTGGGTTTGATATAGTATTGATATTTAAATCGATGGCATCTAAGGGTCTTACCGCGGATGAACTCAGAATGTTTTGTGTTTGGTAGGGTACATTATTTCTGCGAGTGTTTGAATCTTGAGAAATAGATTTAAGAAAAGTATTCCATTGATTGGCATCTAATTCTTGCTTACGTGTGTAAACTTCTGATATTCCAAAATCAGTAACCGATGGTTCGAAAACTGATGAAGCTTTACCACGACCTACTATGAACATATTGTTGGCATTTATGTTGGCTTTACTCATGTCGGAGCCTATGGGAACAATCTCGACACTTTGTTTTCCAAGATTCAGGGTTCTTAAGGGACCATTTTTAGGATTAAGAAATGAAGCCATAAAATCTCTTGAAGGTTCTTGGTCAATGCTAGATCGATCAACGACATTTTGATTGATTGTTTGGGATGACCCTTCGGCACTGCCGAATATTGAACCTACAATTGGTTGGCCGCGTGGTGCCCCAACGGCGATGCTATCAAGACCTCCTGTTATATTTGCTCGAGACATTTGCCACGAGCTTGGCATAAAGGGCTTACGTGTTTCCGTGGATGCAGCATTAATTTGCTCTGTGCTTGTAGCAGACAAAAGTGGTGTGTTATTATTAGAAGACACTGACAAGCCACTACCGGTGTTAGACATATTAGACCAACTCCTCGCAAGATTAAATGTATCAACACGACTTACACCGTTTGATGGTTGTGTAATCTGCTTACCTACATTCTCTCCAGCAACCATGTTTCTGTTATTGGAAATTAGTTTTGTGTTAGATACACGAGAACTGGAAACAACATTGTTAACCACTGGATTAGGTACTGCAAACGAGTTCGCCGTGTCCTTATTTCCTTTGGATAATTCAACTGTTACAGATTTGCTGTCAACAGGTGAAACTACGGTCGGACCTTCAACTGGTGGAGGAACAAAGTTGCTCATGTCCACCCGAGTTTGCTCTTTTTTGGTTGAAACAATTGAGATTGTGCTTCCCTGATTTGTTTCTTTCAGAGCTTTTTCTGGAAGcgatattttacttaaaatgccATTTACATTTGATGAGCCTATCGCAAATCCACCGCCGGCATCTGAGTTGACACTAGGTCTTAAAACTGACGATGATGGCTGTAAGGAAAATGTGTTCATCGTTTCCACAGTATTTTCTCCTCGCCCTCTGCCTATTGCAACGGAGCCAACATTTTGGTCCAGATCGGAAAATCCCATTTGAACGCTATTAGATTGAAAAGCCGTTGGTTTGAATTCCGTAACAGAACCGAATTCTTGCACATTAGCTCCCATTGCCCCTAAAAGATAAGTAACAATCATTAATACAGTAACATACAGTTGTACGGTATCTGGTCcagaaaaaaagtttatcaattccGTTGAAAATAGATTAAGTATGATTAAATACTAATTATTGTTGACAATGGTTACACGCTCATAATGATAAATGTTGTGAATGAGGTTCGTGGatttaaaatgaatgaaaatgaaaactgttagtgaaacAAACTATATCCATAAAGCGGCGTTATAAGTGtaagtatttttaacaaataaggcAAAAACACATTATGATTGTTCGCGCTGCAAAACATATGTTGACAAGTATACTTGgcttgcaaaaatattaaaatacattcaaTCAATAAGCGCATATAAAAAGCAACTTACCGAATTTATGTTCGGTTCTGTTGTTTGCAGTGACCGAGGAAATATTTTCTAAATGAAGTGTATCGTTGACCGTTGTCTGTGTCTCAATTACATTATTCAAGTCCATTATTAGTGGTTTCCCGT
Encoded here:
- the LOC127836592 gene encoding uncharacterized protein LOC127836592 isoform X1, with product MVAGENVGKQITQPSNGVSRVDTFNLARSWSNMSNTGSGLSVSSNNNTPLLSATSTEQINAASTETRKPFMPSSWQMSRANITGGLDSIAVGAPRGQPIVGSIFGSAEGSSQTINQNVVDRSSIDQEPSRDFMASFLNPKNGPLRTLNLGKQSVEIVPIGSDMSKANINANNMFIVGRGKASSVFEPSVTDFGISEVYTRKQELDANQWNTFLKSISQDSNTRRNNVPYQTQNILSSSAVRPLDAIDLNINTISNPTASLTVDPKPMVSSNPSISVLLNSGKGQGANLGPDFVNTMFAAPGIGGHRSIPIPTVMTRPDVAVLSSSSAGRTNRIVTDTSRNTHSVDSGSSSMSSSSILSPGSSRSVDSVFEHTIDVQKRLFEKFIGSQGNDPSLNGVSQRQNTGLVAQATRTADSAPVPTASLSVQQQSNTRVDRRPVNSGKTADHFDFKLGKSILIADGVIPNFVQDTQQSLVSTSDLQNMASSGFRLGEPVVMTRSDVTQGNDFTSVRSIGGVQSPNVNPTSSTLGLVITQDFGNANTAVSGEQPSSRDTAVVNKALSSVQRAAIAASGSTAEATKFTSGNRIAAFGPANGADERAVNRMLERSYKPAKAMRMGILGPVSECRYKPDPQSQYYFIYKNGATEHRFRCALGTAFDEMTCECSIRVSDHDDCLEVHMDFNNGVVEDSSLNNLPIGNENVEITNSSSPLAGIALFGGDGKLTIWRYQNYDFRNHIMLKVQFRPGPGGDRIQTLISNCGSESPSIAILYDTNMKEAVLILKTDNDTQKDLRFKIDPTEWNDVTYIYDGMEFIGIVNGVRRYVSKQDPHLLGIIGGEIKSVATKGLIEIRDSAVTLGQCPLYGSYIGAMVDIQIYTCIPRDFRLE